The sequence below is a genomic window from Pseudobdellovibrionaceae bacterium.
AACAATCTCAAATAACATCTTAACAAATTTTGGGTTAAACAGGTTTCTTTTTTGAGCGAAAACAGTGAATAAATTTGTTCCCGCCCACTGCAAGCCCTTGTGAGTTTGAATTGATAAGCTCATATCTGAATCTACAACTTCAACATTTAAATACTTTAGAAGACCCACAAAGTGAGGATAAGTAGGTTCGTTAAAAACTAAAAACCCCGTATCAATAGGGACACTTTGCTGCGTAGAATTCGAAACATCCACGGTGTGCGCGTGTCCACCCAACCTTTTCTCTGATTCAAATAGTTCAACATTAAACTGTTGCTTTAGTATTAAAGCTGCACTCAACCCGCTTATACCAGAACCTATCACTGCGATCTTCATTTGTTAAACCAACCTATTTTCTGCAATTAAAAAATTATCTAAATCCATCAGTGAGGAAAAATTAATGACCTGTCGTTTTTTATTTTTAATAACAAAATTAGAACTTAAACCTCCACCAGTTAAAATCTTAACTTTTGAGCTTAACTTTTCATCTAAAGTTTGCAGATATTTTTCTGGACTAATAAATTCTTTAGAAGGGGGTAACTTAGCAAAAGATAAAACAATAGTATCAATCTTGAAATTACGGCAGGCCTCGACCAAGTCGTTCGCAGGCATATTAGGGCCAAAATAAAAAGTTTCAATATTATTAATACGACATAAAATAGCCGCAAGCAGTATTCCAAACTCATGAAGATCACCTTCTCGAGTTGTTAAAGCCACTCTTTGTGTTTTGTTTTTTGTTTTATAATCATATGGCGATAAAGATTGATATATTTGACCTAAATAGTCTCTTAACAAGCTTGAAAGCAAATGTTCTTGAGAGATTGAAAGTTTAGATTCAGCAACAAGCTCCCCGACTTGAGTCAGTAAAGGGAGTATTAGATCTGTCACTATTAACCTAGGGCTTAAATCAAACCTAGTATGCTGCAAAACAGTCTGCACTTGAATCAAATCAAAACTTTTTAAAGCCAATATAATTTGATTTAAATGTTCGTATTGCTTAGGTTTAACTTCTTTACTTATATGCAGACCTTTAGATTTATGTTGATGGTTAAGCTCTTTTAGCTTCACATGACTTAAACCAGCTAGTGTTCCTATAA
It includes:
- a CDS encoding MerR family transcriptional regulator, translated to MKHINIKAVAQLTGINANTLRAWERRYEILTPDRDKDGRRIYSGKDVEKISLLWSLVQEGHLIGTLAGLSHVKLKELNHQHKSKGLHISKEVKPKQYEHLNQIILALKSFDLIQVQTVLQHTRFDLSPRLIVTDLILPLLTQVGELVAESKLSISQEHLLSSLLRDYLGQIYQSLSPYDYKTKNKTQRVALTTREGDLHEFGILLAAILCRINNIETFYFGPNMPANDLVEACRNFKIDTIVLSFAKLPPSKEFISPEKYLQTLDEKLSSKVKILTGGGLSSNFVIKNKKRQVINFSSLMDLDNFLIAENRLV